In Sandaracinaceae bacterium, a single genomic region encodes these proteins:
- the phoU gene encoding phosphate signaling complex protein PhoU, whose product MTRSRSASEPTSPFRHTDRHFDAELRELKDRLLAMGGRCERLIAEALGAIEDGDVKRARAVDDADRLVNADELACDELAVRILALRSPVGRDLRLLVTALKVVASLETIGDEAVNVAERAGTLATDAEEVRGIKAILHEMGSRGAEMLDLALDAFVDGNAERAHRVLVMDDAVDAMHARALARSIAFMKRNPMMADVGMGLTSSAKCLERIADLATNIAEMVVYMVEGEDVRHGARRVH is encoded by the coding sequence GTGACACGATCCCGTTCAGCCTCGGAGCCCACCTCGCCCTTCCGCCACACAGACCGCCACTTCGACGCCGAGCTCCGCGAGCTCAAGGACCGGCTCCTCGCCATGGGCGGCCGCTGCGAGCGGCTCATCGCCGAGGCGCTCGGCGCGATCGAGGACGGCGACGTGAAGCGGGCCCGCGCCGTGGACGACGCCGACCGTCTGGTCAACGCGGACGAGCTGGCGTGCGACGAGCTCGCGGTGCGCATCCTCGCGCTGCGCTCCCCCGTGGGGCGCGATCTGCGCCTGCTCGTCACCGCGCTCAAGGTGGTCGCGTCCCTCGAGACGATCGGGGACGAAGCCGTCAACGTGGCGGAGCGCGCCGGGACCCTCGCCACCGACGCCGAGGAGGTCCGCGGGATCAAGGCCATCCTCCACGAGATGGGCTCACGCGGAGCCGAGATGCTCGACCTCGCGCTCGACGCGTTCGTCGACGGGAACGCCGAGCGGGCCCACCGCGTGCTCGTGATGGACGACGCCGTCGACGCGATGCACGCCCGCGCGCTCGCGCGGAGCATCGCCTTCATGAAGCGGAACCCGATGATGGCCGACGTCGGCATGGGCCTGACCTCGAGCGCGAAGTGCCTCGAGCGGATCGCCGATCTCGCGACGAACATCGCGGAGATGGTCGTCTACATGGTCGAGGGCGAAGACGTGCGGCACGGCGCGCGGCGCGTTCACTGA